Within the Nicotiana tabacum cultivar K326 chromosome 11, ASM71507v2, whole genome shotgun sequence genome, the region AAGCAGTTTCCATGTGCTTCAAGCACATCTATGATTTTGGAGATAAGCGGACTCGAACCGTTGACATCCGCCGCAGGGTAAACCACCGCCTCTCAAGAGTATTTGATGAAACGGTGGAAGCTTTTACAATACCCTTCTTAATTACTTAAGAaccccattttaaaaaaaaaaagtaattaagAAGAATGCCTATAATTTCTAACGTTGCTTTGGTTGAGAGAAGTTACTGAAACGATGACAGCTTTTGTTATTGAGAAAGCATCTCTACTTGAGAACCCAGTAAACTGAAACCTGCATTAATTAACCTATACACGAATAAAGcttcttctttatattttcaAGTAGTACGTTTACATCATATAAGTTCATTTACATTCATCCGAAAGAACAATGTAAGGTATGACCAACGCTCCCAAACCAGGTGATTAACCAATCGTCTTGCTTGATCACGAAATAGGAAATTGCCGAAAAACACATACGAATAACTAACTGCTGGCCAAGTGCTTTTCTTACTGTCTTGTGATTAATCCAATACCGGAAATATAGCATCCAACTTTTCTTTACTACCCAGGACTTCGATACATTAAGAAATTAGGTAGAAGAATAAAATTTTTAGCATTAGGATTTCATATTTGTACAGGCCCCTTTCAATACCACGGAAAGCATCCCTATTAATCAGGTAAAGCGAGGTTAACACTGCTTCAAACCATAAAGACTTTTGAAGATTCATCTCAAAGGAAAGTGCCCTAATAACTTCCAATAAATGTCTCTTTTTCCATtctgcaaccccattttgctgtgGGGTGTATGGGCATGTCATTTGAGACTCAATACCTTGTTTGTCCAAATATCCCTACAGCAGTTTTTGGGAAATGTACTTTCTACCATTATCTGACTTAAGTCTTTTTATAGAAATTGAGAATTAAATTAAATGTTTCTCCAGGAAGACCGAGAATGAAGAATGCATAACTAAAGTGAAAATGGGAGACGCCTTTAATTTCTTGGGAACAACATGCAAATTTGGCCAACAACATGCAACCGGTTGGAAATTAAAGGATATCGAATAGGATTGTATTTGATCTATTATTTAGTTCGGTCGTGGTACATGATGGAGTGTTATCCTATCAAAAGATTCATGGATCGTATAGGATTAATTTGAATCTGATACTGAGAAAGGATCCTACATTGTTGGTGAAGAGTCGATTTGGAAAATCTTAACTAATGCTACTTCGTCGGGTCGCCTCATGCCGTAGTGAAGTTCATTGCAATGTTATTCTTCTGTGCTTATATACTCCTATTTAATTTATCGCTTGACGTAAAAGAAAAATTCCTATGTAAGCGAATTAAATTTCAAAGTTTTTCCCGGAATTAAAGTTTAGTTGTTCCATGCTGAGGTTTGTAACAAATGCTACAATCTCAAAGTATATTGATAAGAACTAACGATCTATTACAATTTCTAGTAGCCGAACCAACACTCAAATTGCAGGCTAATGGTTAAAATACTAAAACTAAGAATATAAGAGAAGATACACAGATAGtagaagaagagaaatgagaagCTTAGACTtagaaagaagaagagaggaaCAGACTTTTCTTCAACAATTCGCATAACCCCCAACTCAGATCCACTACCTTTTTTAACATAACCGTCTTAAGCCCACAATCTACTACTCATCCTGGATCCCAAATTAACCTGGGCTTATTGTTTGTTCTCGGCCCAATAGCTCGTGTCAGCACAATAGCTACTTGTGTGACATTGGGCTGAGACTGATTCATAACAATACTCTCATCCTCAATaagaaccttgtcctcaaggttcgAGTCAAGAACAATGATACTCGCTACCTCCCAATCAAATAGCTCAATACCAAGGcatgttttatgacttgaggAAAATATGTGATCTAGTGCACCTGTTATGGACCAATCACCTTGGTCATTGCAGCTCTTAGTAGACAATAACAAATTTATAAACTTGAATGCCATCAGAATCTGCCATTCACAGCGACCTGACTTGCCTTCCATCTTTTGGAAGCAATTAGCAATAAGGTAAATGAGCGAACCAATGCAAACATTCCAGTAGTGAACCTCCACAAAAGCCTGAACTCGATTAAAGAGAAACTGCCTTTTCGTGGTACTGGAAATTCTTCCTTCGAGCATTCCATAACTTCCCCATCAGTCCAAATATTTAATAGGAACGGATTATAAGAAAATGATAAGCACGGATTCTCAGTCAATGTAATACATGCATAAGCAAACATCCGCAAATAGCTTATCAAAATGGTAATAGTATCAGCAATGCCCCATTCTATCCATTCTTCTTTAGTATAATTTCTTGATTGAAGGGAAAGATCAATTGTGTTAGCTTGAGCTACTGGAAATGGGTCCCAAATGAAATTCTTCGTGGTCAcagttgagtcattttcttctctATCAAAAGCAATATTCACATGATAGGCCACAATGTGGGAAATAATGTCAAATAATTGGCCGCCGAGTAATCCATCAAGAACGCTGCTAGGAGCAAAAGTTATTTTGAAATCACTTGAAATATAATACAGGCAACACCTTTTAACATGCTCAAACCCGTCGACACGAGAGTTATCCATGAAGTACTGAGAAACAATTTTAGACGCTCGCTCTCCACTTAATCCCATCACACCTGCAGTCGATTTTCAACATTACCAAGTTGAGTTCAGTTATAACATGCCCTGCAACAACACAATTTTCACTGCCGCCAGAAAATGTATAACCAGCTCCTTGCACTGCTTGATGCTTTACCTTATATCCACTCCTCAAGTTTAATGCTTTCCACTCCTGTAATATGTCAGTAAGTACATTTGTTGCGGGCTGCATCTTCATGTACTGTTGTGTGGTGTCATACTTTTCTGCAGTAAAGTATTTCACTAGTCTAAAGAGTAGTTGCTGGATCTCCGCACAAAGGGAAGTATTAAACCCACCAGGATCAAAGATAATATACAGCAAAGTAGACCTTGCTAGATCAAACATAGCAAACAAGAGTCTGGCGGCTTTATTGACCCAAATATTTGGTGACTGCTTTGAGTAACTTTCAACAATTTCTTGGAGCGCTCTATGTAGTTTCTCCTCCCTAACATGCACGCTTGATTCAAACAAGAATCCAAAAAGATTGCGCTCCTGCCCAGTTTCACCCCAATAGTCTAAATGGGCGTTGATATCATGGTGGAACcacaatatatttttaaaatctaCCTTCAGAGTTGATTCACAGTGACAGCCTAAGAGGAGAAAACTTCTTTTAGTTTGCCTGTCTTCCCAATTGTCCATGTTACAGGTAACAACTTTTGTCTTCGAGAAACCCTCATTTGGACTTAAAACTTCAGATTCAACGGATAAAAACACACATGAATCAACCTGAAAATCTTGCCCTGTGTCAAACCAATTGTCCCCACAACTACAAAATAGGATAGTCCCTATTATTGATTCAGGCACATAGTAGAGATACGTGCAAGCCCTCACAAGAAAACAATAAGAAGAATCAAGCATATGACCATCATCCAAATTGACACTAACAGGCAAAGCGAGTATTTGACAAATAGGGAAGTTACCACATGTGACCAGGCTAGGAAAAGAATCCAGAAGCATAGTGGCAAATTGACTGAGTTGTTCAGTGGTATCTCGCTTAGGACTTTTAGCAAAAACCAGGTTCACATGGCTTGTGGTATTATCTTCTAAAGCAGATTCAATCTCAGGGAACAAGACATGTGCATTTAGTAGTTCAACACTGGATGATTCATCAAAAGGAATTGAAAACGAAACATTGTCTGCAAATTGGTTCCACAAAATAGTGCTAGTTCCTTGTGAAAGTTGGTCAAGCATTTCGTCTTCACTGTTTGCTAAAGTTGTAGTGACACTATCAATATAATCTATGGGATCAATTTCGATAGAGTCTGAACCAACCTGAATTTCAAGAGCTGGAACTGATGATACCGATTCAACAGAATCACACCCGTCTGCTCTTTTGGACATTTTATCGAACACGTTGGCCACCTCTGAGTTTCCACATTTGAAAGTAGAATCCAAGTCATATGAGTTTGTGACATAGCTCAGAGCTGCAATCGGAGACACGGAGATCGTTGATGGAACCAATGTAGCATGACTCACGTAGTCAACACAAGCCTGTGAAGTTTCTGCTGTAGTTACTAAATTTGTGAAGGTCCGTGTTCGAAAATGCAGCTTCAATTTCTCCTTAAAATGATTCCAATCAAAAAATTGCTCGTTTCGAAACAACCGATCAAACAAAATAAGAGCGTCACCATCAAAGTAGAAGGATGGAAGAGGTAGCCAGTCCTTCTCGGAGAAGCCAAGGTAGGTGAAGTAACGCTCAGCTCGAAAAATTAATCCAGCACTCGGTGTTGCCAGTGCCGTTAAATTGATCTAGTACCACCGCTGCCATTGGAGTCCTCTGGATGAAAGCACCAATGTTACAAATGCTACAATCTCAAAATATATTGATAAGAACTAACGATCTATTACAATTTCTAATAGCCGAACCAACACTCAAACTGCAGGCTAATGGTGAAAATACTGAAACTAAGAATATAAGAGAAAGATACACAGATAGTAGAAGAAGAGATATGAGACAATTCGCATAACCCCAACTCAGATCCACTACCCTTTTTAACATAATCGTCTTAAGCCAGCCTACAATCTACTACAGATCCACCCAATAGCTACTTATGTGACATTGGCGTGAGGCTGATTCATAACAAGGTTTTTGCGAAGAAAATTTCTTTACCTCTACTAGCTTTTACTAATGTGATGTTTCAACCACAATTACATATATATGCTTTTTCTTTTCTCGAATGTCCCCGAAAGAACAATTATATATGCCTTTCTAACTCTCAAGTTTTCCTCCTATGTATTCATGCCACATGAGGCATTTTCAAACGAGAAAAAAACTATGTTTTGGTTGAAAGCATTTCAAAAGGTAGGAACTACAACAATCATTTTTCCTCTTATCGGTTtgcttaggggtcgtttggtagggtccATAAGAATAATttgaatatggtgtattagtaatgctggtattagttatgtttgcattagttatgctggtattagttatgctgacatatttcttatccattgtttggtttgatgtataaAAGCATaacacaatttctaaaagaattacttatttacaaaaataccctcaaaACTAGTCCATCACtcaaactttttaaaagaaacatatgttgagaaatatttttatatgaaaaagtttaaaaaaattatttgatttgtctacctatattgtaaaatagaactaaatatttatttataaaaaaagacatatgctaagtatttatttatttactagagatataattttatttctcactatttgaattattttaaacttgtattaatataataactagcatattttaatcaagcataaattttgaaggacaattttgtctttaactaagttAGTACGTGCATTAAAAcccattgcattgctaataccatggttttctatgcattagttatgcataggataataccaaataggatgtataactaatgcttgcataactaatgtATAGATTCAAATTGtctaccaaacaaggtattattaATACATAAAGCTAATACaagcattattttatctaatgcatcctaccaaacgaccccttagaaaATTAGAGGTCCCGCagaattttgatttttgtttttaggGGTGAGGGGTTGGCGAGGGAGGAGTTGGCATGACTACTCCTTTGaagaaatttttaaaattttcagcaCTTTAAAGAGTAAAAATCCATATTGTTAAAAGTAACCAATATTATCaagaaataaatgaaaataaagaacaaaaaacATATATCATACATTACATTATTtgtcaaaaaaatatttatatttaattttatattgaAGAATATATATCATTACAAATAATATTATGAAGGGGGGGAAAATATGTTGCCTCGACTCAACCAGTAAAAAATATAGACTCCAAAGAAAATACAATCAAAGTAGAAGCAAAAAATATACTGGTTTCAAGGGTTTTTTTAAATGAGCAAAAAATTGAAAGTATGTTTAGTGCAATAGATGTTCTCCCCTAGATATGAAAGGCATCTAATTCGTCGGAAAATAATTTCATGTacatattgtaagcacgtgatttttgccctatgaaagaattattcccaaaaaattcaaaataaaacgattttcctttgtgtgcaattttgagaattttcgcggcattttaggataattatttgtatttgtccatgcatgtttatttgttaaattaataaaaaatacaaaaatatgtcgcctttgcatttaggatttaattgtacaattaggagtaattaagtttgttttacaagaatgaaaattacaaaaatatgcatcgtttgcatttttagcattcaatgtcaaaattgtgcaattttgttttaatgggtgtttaattatgtatgataaatgttgctaggaattagttagtatttttgataagttaatttagtttataacttaatttagaattttagttttattaattagaaagtaaaagaaaagagagcaaaaaataaagaaaaatcggaattgggcctcttcctCAATTTTGAACCTAGGCCCAAAACACCTCTACCCAAACTAAATAACCCCTTATCCAACCCCAAAGacccaccgggtcgacccgacccggtccgccccataaccccaaatgaCCTAACCCCTCCTAATCTTCACTTCATTTTTCCTAAACCTAAACCTAAACCCATCCCCCCCTCTCTTTCTCTTCACCTTCACCATGAACAACCCCCCCAAGCTCCCCAACCATGGCTGCCTCATCATCTCCTTCACCATCTCCAGCTCGAACGCACAGTCCTCACGACCACTGGACCAACACCACGACCACGTCGCACAGCCCCGCCATGGACGACCACAAGTTCGTCGACGTGAGCTGCTGATGCGCGCAGTTTCGACGCGTGCGTTTCGTCGTCTCCAAACGACCAGCAACTCCGCCAACAAACCTTCCTAGCTCTTATACCCGCCGCCCATAACCCTGCACAACAGCTCCAAACAAAAGCCAAGCAAGCTGCTTTCTTCTTCATCGTcgagctcgagctcccatggctgccttccTCGTCGACCAGTGGCGACGACCAGCACCCCAACCTCTTGCTTCGTCGAGCTCTAGCCATGGACATTGTGTTTGCTTCATCTTCTCTGCCCAAACGACCACTCAGTCCATGTCCAAACGAGCCCCATCGGCTTCTGCTTCGTCCAACGAACAAC harbors:
- the LOC142166283 gene encoding uncharacterized protein LOC142166283; its protein translation is MSKRADGCDSVESVSSVPALEIQVGSDSIEIDPIDYIDSVTTTLANSEDEMLDQLSQGTSTILWNQFADNVSFSIPFDESSSVELLNAHVLFPEIESALEDNTTSHVNLVFAKSPKRDTTEQLSQFATMLLDSFPSLVTCGNFPICQILALPVSVNLDDGHMLDSSYCFLVRACTYLYYVPESIIGTILFCSCGDNWFDTGQDFQVDSCVFLSVESEVLSPNEGFSKTKVVTCNMDNWEDRQTKRSFLLLGCHCESTLKVDFKNILWFHHDINAHLDYWGETGQERNLFGFLFESSVHVREEKLHRALQEIVESYSKQSPNIWVNKAARLLFAMFDLARSTLLYIIFDPGGFNTSLCAEIQQLLFRLVKYFTAEKYDTTQQYMKMQPATNVLTDILQEWKALNLRSGYKVKHQAVQGAGYTFSGGSENCVVAGHVITELNLVMLKIDCRCDGIKWRASV